One genomic segment of Mangifera indica cultivar Alphonso chromosome 6, CATAS_Mindica_2.1, whole genome shotgun sequence includes these proteins:
- the LOC123219149 gene encoding probable small nuclear ribonucleoprotein G: MSRSGQPPDLKKYMDKKLQIKLNANRMIVGTLRGFDQFMNLVVDNTVEVNGNEKTDIGMVVIRGNSVVTVEALEPVSRAQ, from the exons ATGAGCAGATCGGGCCAGCCTCCGGATTTGAAGAA GTACATGGACAAGAAGCTTCAGA TCAAGCTGAATGCCAACCGGATGATTGTTGGAACACTTCGTGGGTTTGATCAGTTTATGAATCTTGTGGTTGACAACACAGTGGAGGTGAATGGCAATGAGAAAACTGACATAGGGATGGTG GTTATCAGAGGAAACAGTGTTGTCACTGTTGAAGCTCTTGAACCTGTAAGCAGAGCACAGTGA